From one Marmota flaviventris isolate mMarFla1 chromosome 1, mMarFla1.hap1, whole genome shotgun sequence genomic stretch:
- the C1H7orf57 gene encoding uncharacterized protein C7orf57 homolog isoform X1: MRNTSKEVQGVSHRYAPCDWYYHLPTKRSEKAVDVPPASQIPGLSNLEESHNGNTPGTRKYWIKETDSEYVKLAKQGGRPDLLKHFAPGTRQGSPVAYALPDWYIHHSKPPTAHQHEVPVVSMPDYMVYEEFNPGQSNSNYESRRGPFDFDMKTVWQREAEELEKEKKKVRLPAINSKYPSKTGTPLGPKDTAGSRLSFPPMPGQKTSSPTNFSKLISNGYKDEWLQQQRADSDKKTPKTSRSSVSSQSTQDPEGSQDTETPQDPEAPEGSEKAQDEVHPASESSPPSPEASPAASTPAELK, from the exons ATGAGGAACACCAGCAAGGAGGTGCAGGGTGTCTCACACCGCTACGCTCCCTGTG ATTGGTATTACCACCTGCCCACAAAGCGCTCTGAGAAGGCTGTGGATGTCCCACCAGCGTCCCAGATCCCAGGACTCAGTAATCTGGAAGAATCACACAATGGGAACACACCTGGGACTAGGAAGTACTGGATAAAAGAAACGGACTCAGAATATGTGAAGCTTGCAAAACAAGGCGGCAGACCTG ATCTGCTGAAGCATTTTGCCCCTGGCACGAGGCAAGGCTCCCCGGTGGCCTATGCCCTACCCGACTGGTACATCCACCACAGCAAGCCACCCACGGCCCACCAGCATGA AGTTCCTGTGGTCTCCATGCCAGACTACATGGTGTATGAAGAATTCAACCCTGGTCAGTCCAACAGTAACTATGAATCCAGAAGAGGGCCCTTTGACTTTGACATGAAAACGGTTTGGCAAAGAGAGGCCGAGGAactagaaaaggagaagaaaaag GTGAGGCTGCCAGCCATTAACTCAAAATATCCAAGCAAAACGGGGACCCCGCTTGGCCCTAAAGACACTGCTGGAAGCAGACTGTCTTTCCCTCCCAT gcctGGTCAAAAAACCAGTTCCCCaacaaacttttccaaacttaTTAGCAATGGCTATAAAGATGAATGGTTACAGCAGCAGCGAGCTGATTCCGACAAGAAGACGCCAAAGACGTCCAGGTCCTCAGTGTCATCTCAGTCCACACAGGATCCAGAAGGGTCCCAGGATACAGAGACACCCCAGGATCCAGAGGCTCCTGAAGGCTCTGAGAAAGCTCAAGATGAGGTGCACCCGGCAAGTG AGTCTTCTCCTCCAA GCCCAGAAGCATCTCCAGCTGCATCGACACCAGCAGAGCTCAAATAA
- the C1H7orf57 gene encoding uncharacterized protein C7orf57 homolog isoform X2: MRNTSKEVQGVSHRYAPCDWYYHLPTKRSEKAVDVPPASQIPGLSNLEESHNGNTPGTRKYWIKETDSEYVKLAKQGGRPDLLKHFAPGTRQGSPVAYALPDWYIHHSKPPTAHQHEVPVVSMPDYMVYEEFNPGQSNSNYESRRGPFDFDMKTVWQREAEELEKEKKKVRLPAINSKYPSKTGTPLGPKDTAGSRLSFPPMPGQKTSSPTNFSKLISNGYKDEWLQQQRADSDKKTPKTSRSSVSSQSTQDPEGSQDTETPQDPEAPEGSEKAQDEVHPASGPEASPAASTPAELK; the protein is encoded by the exons ATGAGGAACACCAGCAAGGAGGTGCAGGGTGTCTCACACCGCTACGCTCCCTGTG ATTGGTATTACCACCTGCCCACAAAGCGCTCTGAGAAGGCTGTGGATGTCCCACCAGCGTCCCAGATCCCAGGACTCAGTAATCTGGAAGAATCACACAATGGGAACACACCTGGGACTAGGAAGTACTGGATAAAAGAAACGGACTCAGAATATGTGAAGCTTGCAAAACAAGGCGGCAGACCTG ATCTGCTGAAGCATTTTGCCCCTGGCACGAGGCAAGGCTCCCCGGTGGCCTATGCCCTACCCGACTGGTACATCCACCACAGCAAGCCACCCACGGCCCACCAGCATGA AGTTCCTGTGGTCTCCATGCCAGACTACATGGTGTATGAAGAATTCAACCCTGGTCAGTCCAACAGTAACTATGAATCCAGAAGAGGGCCCTTTGACTTTGACATGAAAACGGTTTGGCAAAGAGAGGCCGAGGAactagaaaaggagaagaaaaag GTGAGGCTGCCAGCCATTAACTCAAAATATCCAAGCAAAACGGGGACCCCGCTTGGCCCTAAAGACACTGCTGGAAGCAGACTGTCTTTCCCTCCCAT gcctGGTCAAAAAACCAGTTCCCCaacaaacttttccaaacttaTTAGCAATGGCTATAAAGATGAATGGTTACAGCAGCAGCGAGCTGATTCCGACAAGAAGACGCCAAAGACGTCCAGGTCCTCAGTGTCATCTCAGTCCACACAGGATCCAGAAGGGTCCCAGGATACAGAGACACCCCAGGATCCAGAGGCTCCTGAAGGCTCTGAGAAAGCTCAAGATGAGGTGCACCCGGCAAGTG GCCCAGAAGCATCTCCAGCTGCATCGACACCAGCAGAGCTCAAATAA